The region tttagcaccagacaaatgattgcgtttgaattgctactgacaccggaaatgatccacttcgctttgtttgagcattgtttagtatcaattTTCTCTTTGTCATTTGTAGTCAATGCTTTGATGAAACTAGAAAGAGATGTGTTCAAGTTTACAGCCATATTCCATTTAATGTTTAGCTTTGTTTTCAtgtgaaattgattgaatttcgCGTTCATATTCTTCACAGGCTCGGCATAaaattacaaaagaaattgttgCCATCAAGAAGATGTCGTATCAAGGCAAACAATCAGCTGATGTAAGTTTCTGATATTCACCAATCACTGAACATCAGTTTCCGCTAAACGATCAAATGCGATAtctgattttgaatgaaatttgtcTCTCTTTATCTCAGAAATGGCAAGATATCATAAAAGAAGTTCGGTTTCTACGTCAGTTGAAACATAGAAATACAATAGATTATAAAGGCTGTTTCTTAAAAGAACATACAGCATGGGTAAGCGAGTTATTTGAATTCCGATTTCCACGGGCTGGTTCAACTGTTTACCCTCGACTATAAGTCAGTTGATGAGTTCTCTCCCTTATAAAAGAAGGTTAATTCTTTCGATCCAGTGCCACAGTTCTTGGTTTGAATAGCGttaatatattgatgatgaactgATTATACCATATACATGGACCAAGACCTGTGGAATCAGCTCCTACTGTTTGTCACATCTCGGCTTTGTGCAAATTTTTCATCCATAGTTTTGTTGATTGGCAGGGTCCCTTCAACtcgattccttaaaaactcctaaaaaggaaatgcttttaaaggtgcctgagaaactcctttaatttgagaaaaatgtCTGAAactcaattttgagaaatgggctattagaaatgtttgtctagtttgtagttgAACATTAAACTGCGCCTAACTCAGGAAGTGAGTGTATAGGTTTTGGTAGTGTATAGGATAAAAGTTGCCTAACAAAGCTACTGTATTAATtgtttactgagataaacagtaccgacttgggatgattctactgtaaTTCAGATTcctagaaatttgaaattttctccttgaaaacCCATTAATTCCAGAAATGACTGATCTATAGGGACCCTGAATAAGTTGATCCCTGGTTTATAAATCCGACCCTTGATCTTTATCAATTAGAGACAATCCTGTAAATTAGTCGTTATAACGACCTGTTCTATTGTCATCAGCGATTATTCAGATTTGTTTTATGACCCGTTAATCACTGCTGCGTGATCATTATAAATAAACTCTGGTGAAACTGTGTGTTTGTTCATTACAGCTCGTGATGGAATATTGTCTTGGATCTGCGTCTGATATTATAGAAGGTAAATTAATCTAATATATCTCAATGTTTTTATCATGACAGCCTCAGGTTTTATGTATTTAGCGTATATGTATTTCAGTTCATAAGAAGCCGCTAATGGAAGATGAAATTGCTGCTATTTGTCACGATGCGCTCAGTGGTTTGATTTATCTACATAGTCAGGATAAAATACACCGAGATGTGAAAGCTGGCAATATTTTACTAACCGAAAATGGAACCGTGAAATTAGGTAAAATTCATACCAGAATCCAGTTCCGTAAAATTTGCTCATCTCCGATGTTTTAATCCTAGAGAACCGTGCAATTGAATCTTTACATTATCATAGACCTACAAGCAATATTCGGGACCAGTTCCACCGTGGAACTGGTCCTGTTTTCTGATAGTCGAATTCGTTTGATTCGAGATAACTTCTGTAAATCAGATAGATGAATAGCTGAGAATGACTGAAGTTTGAAAGCAGTTTCTACTCGACATAAGTAGTCGCAGTTCATCTGACACTGCCAGTAAATCTGAAATTCATCTCAAATAAGGATCTCATTATTGGTCAATGAGATATCATTGTTATTAgagatttcaaaatgaagtaACGGATTCATAAGATTCTTGATGTTTCAGATTTTCGTGAAAATTATCTtgcatatttttatattttttcataacaGCTGATTTTGGTTCTGCTTCAATTGTGAGTCCTGCGAATTCATTTGTGGGTACGCCGTACTGGATGGCTCCTGAGGTGATTCTAGCGATGGATGAAGGCCAGTATGATGGAAAAGTGGATGTTTGGTCTCTTGGTATTACATGTATAGAACTAGGTAGGTTGCATTTGAATTTCGTATGAATAACTCTTATGTGGGTTTCACTACACTTCTAGTCGGCGGATTGTCTGAGCAGTTGGTTGAGTACAGACTGCCGCAATTAACTATCGGCAAATTCAGTAAGATATTATCTGAGTAACCCCTGAGTTTCCATTTCCAAAACTTCCATCTTAAGAATATCTCAAGTTTTTGCTTACTAGTTGCTCTATTACTAACGCAGCtttcaggtttacagattatggTATTCTGTAATAGGTAGAGCGTATTCTGGTCAAAACGAATGCGCCAGAAGAGAATTACAGGCCAATAGaaacgtgtaaaaagtgtaCATCTCTGATCTTATATCtgatatttatgatatttgtaGCTGAACGAAAGCCACCGTTGTTCAACATGAATGCTATGAGTGCCTTATATCACATAGCTCAGAATGATTCACCTACGCTGTCAGGCGGAGAATGGTCGAATGATTTCCGCAACTTCGTTGATTCTTGTCTTCAAAAATGTCCTAGTGTTAGGCCGTGCGCCGAGGAGTTACTAGAGGTAAGTGTCCTAGTGATAGGCCATGTACCAAGGGTTTACTAGAAGTAAGTGTCCTAGTGATAGGCTGTGTTCCATCGTcagtttgaataaattgacCAAGAACTATGCAACTGGATCCTGCACGCAGTTCAAATATGCTCTGCTTAGATTTGACTCGATAAAGGTTGAACCATTTGAAATGAACCGCGATTGACAGAATGAATATTGGTTgtattattttcagaatgtattTATAAGTGAGTCTCTGTCAGGACGGGTGCTAATAGATTTAATACAGAGAACTAAAGAAGCCGTGAGGGAACTCGACAATTTACAATATCGTcgaatgaagaaaatattgATGGTCGATGATACACAGGAGAATGAGACACGAGTGAATGGACCGGCGGGTGATGACTACGCTGGCGATGATTCTCAGGTAAAACAATATCCTACCTTATCCGTAGTTAGGGACCTGACTCCAGAGttgatccagtttcacagtccACCACTCACGACTCGGTTCTACTGTTCAAGACCCTGTTCGACAGTTCAGGACCCTGTTCCAGTGTTCTCCACAACCGATTATAGAGGGGCGCCTCAGACACCCCTTCTAGAACATCTGCTGCCCCTGCCGTAGTGAATGtcataatgatattcaatcaataCTGATAATAGCTTTGAGctaatgtgaaaaatagaagattataccAAAAATAAGCTTTCATTATCGGTATTTTTGGTGGATTGAAAGCCTTGCAACCTTAACAGCCACGATGTCGTAATGCAGCCCCCCTTTAGAAATCCAGCATATGGAGAACACTGAgtttccacagttcaggactcggttccacagtttaggacCCAATTCCACATGCACTGCAACGCTAATTCGTGGGCTACTGAAACCGGATCTAGCTGGATCTGGGCGTGTGTTAACCGGTATTCCTATTAGCTAGGGTAGAATGTAATGTGATTTGTTTGTATATTATTTAAGGAGGATTCAGTCGGTGATAGCAGTAAATCTAACAGTACGACAAGTGAACAAAGTCTACTGTTCGGCGGTGGAGTTAGTACCAGTAGTCAAAACAGTAGTATGAACAGTCTTCCGGGTGCAGTCGGCGAAGATGAAATAGTCAGTTTATCGCAGTCTCATCGTGTTAGAAAGGTTTGTATATGCGTACTGTTATATTAACCCTTTAACCCTGAGTTACGAGAGAAACGGATTGGGACTGACTTCGAACGCAGATTACTAATCAGACAATATTGTAATCGTAGATACACCTGCACTTAATATGAAACCCTCGCCCGCGGCTGGCTGTCAGTTGCGTAGTTGTGACTATTCTAAAATGGTCTCGATTCTGGAGACTGATTCCAGCATGCGTAATTCACTACTGCAACCCCTGATGTTGACTATCCCAGCGTTCAAAAAGGACAGCTCACGATATTTCTGTTCATGTCTTCACCTGTATCTGGAGATTGCCTTAGATAATAAATCTACTGTTTACAAATGCACtactgaaattcaaaatcatgtcCTATCCTAGATCGATCTTAAAATCAAGTCTCAATTGTGCAACTGACCCCAGATATAAGTATAATTCCGGCTATGATTCCACCCTCGGCAGATAAAAcagttaattttcttgaacCTATATAAATGAACTTCATATCTGCATCCGCAATAAGTGTCATCCTCCCTCAGCTGGCAtacgaacctgatggcattgccGAGTCTCGCGatatgccatcaggtttggaGGATGCAGCTATAACATATATTGATGAAAAGAGTTTTAAAAGGAGAGAGCCAAGCGAATgtatgatataaatatatataaatctcttataGCCCCAGGTCACTCGACCATTGCCAAAATTAATACATGTAAGTATTGATAAACAGCATGAGCAGGTTGTTTATAATCGGTTTGCTTTATTTTGTTATTCTAcacaaatattcattcattctcatCATCTCGAAATACTTTTCATTATTTACCGGATATCTTGAATCGAGTTGGAATAAAACTTCTTCGACATGTATAAAATGCCGGCAATGTTGAAGAtattacaaaaagaaaatctgtttCACTGTCGGCGtttcagttattcagaatATTTATACCCATCTTCAgagaaatttgatatcaattcaaatgaatCTCTGTATATGAATAGAAGTGATCCATCCAGAACATCAGTTGAACTGATTTTCCCTGTAAAATCTTCAATATCGCGGGTCTTTTAGACACGCTAATAAAGTGCGACTAGGATAAGTTAATTTCCTTATTCTACATTAgctcattattattatcacagagttgtgaaatttctatagaattatttttcgttttccttcgttattttgaatagttctacagttcatTTGTGTGGTTGAGAGATTATTGTTTCATTTCGTCAAATTGATCATCGATGAAGgctgaagttttcattttgcaaatatattttctaatctcgaaatgaattttgagattttttttaCTAGAAATCACTAGAAATCGCGGCAGTTGAAACTGAATAGTTTTAGTCACCGGTCAATCGTaaatctggatccagttcagcAGTTTCTAAGTTGAATTCGACTTAACAgtttaaattagttaatttccaGTGTTTCAACCTtagagtcaaattttaaccTGCAGGAAGTATGGATTTGGATCGTAGATTTGATGGGTGCAtttgatttatcattattcttatgtGAAGGGTTAGAGTTTTCGGTTTTTAGGTGATCATCATACTTACGTCATACACAATCATTATATCATTCATACCGATTCAGTGATTGTTTGTTGGTTGGTTCTATTCTCTATTTTTCCTCTGACTCTTATTTTGCATGTTTCACACACAGTTGATATTACTACACTTGTATCTCCATATTCCTGGCTATTGAATGTACGATACCGCTTTATTTATACCGGGATACTACTGCTACTACAACACGATTATTGTGAGGCCGGGGTTTTACGATGTCctgaatttacaaaaaaaaacaactgagATTTGTAATTGCTAGATATGACCTCGCTAGATTCAGACATATATCAGCTCAGttcaaatctttgaatattttcgaGCTTGTCCCTGAGAAGACATACTCAGGATAGACGCAGTTTTAGATCTGATTGCACTGTTTAAACATCGGTAATCACCaaatttttactttaaatgTCAAACTCCACTGAGAACTGGAACTGCGGCCTGAATTTAGCTAGTGTTGAAAATTTTTCTCACAAATACAGGGTGGCCACAGACCttaaaaacctggaaaactcaggataatgttattgaccgtgtgtttctttatcaatgaaaagtgaatgaattgtaacattttaaacctagaaatttctcctATTCACTCGGGAAATTTTGTGTACCGGTAATCACATGGAGAATTCAGGGACGGGAGTTTGTAAATAGTTGGAAAGTGGCCAccttgaaatagattttattaatcaatttacatgtatatacagaATAAAAACATGCTTAGGTACATAGCACATTTTCTGACTCCAGTTTCATTGCTAGGTTTACGATAGAGTCTCTAGTTACTCGTCATTTTAAGCCATTTTATAAATCGTGAATATCTTCAATTGATggttgtatttattttttgcagTCGTCGACGGGTAGTGATAGTCGGGACGGAGGAATGTGCGCCAACAACTTCGCGACAATACGCACGACATCGATCGTAACCAGGCAACAGAAAGAACACAATCACGACGAATGGCGGGATCAGATGACCGGGTATAAACGGATGAGGCGACAACATCAAAAACAACTTCAAACGGTAACGAATGTTATTCCTTTAATTAAAATGTCTTGACTACGGGGAACCACGACACCGGCTATCTCACTAGGTGGCGTAACAAGCACTCGGTCTCACATCAGTTCATTATTGAACTTTGAAGTGAACTTTTAGGCTCTCGAATCGATACATAATAACCAGACTTTTTCACTAGAGAAAATTTAGTTTGACTTACACTGAAATggagaagaaattgaatgcaGATGACCGAGTAActtagcgacacctggcggattcctcgcttgccataaGTGtaatcctcaattgccacgCGTTGGAAGTTCCCTATTCGGTATTCGTTGTTTGGATTTTTAGGCCGAAAGTCGTTTTAAAACTGAAATGGAAGAACACAAACAGAAACTAGATAAAGAATACGACAGCCTTCGACAGCAGTTCGCTAAAGAGCTCGATAAAATACAACAGAAGCAATCTGAGGAAATTCAGAGAAGGGTAAGAAATCTCAATTTTCCAGTGAAATTTCAAATCTGTAATGAGATCtcaattgaaatatcaaacttTCTGCGATCTCGGTCGAAATCTCAAATTCCTTGGGATCTCGGTCGAATTTGACTCGTAGTGGTGACTTTTGCGAAATTTCTCCGTTGCAGCTGAAAACGAATCAAAACCAGgagaaaaaattgaataaacaaattcaaCAACAGCACGAGACTGATATGAAAACATTCGTCAATGGACAGAAGAAAGAATACAAGGCAAACGTAGAACAGGCTAAACGGGTTTGTGTTTTTTGACAACTGTTTCTTTGGGAAACTTAGACCAGCCTGACAGTGTGGAGCCCCAGTGTATAGGCAGgatggccactgacctggaaaactcagggaatcagataaatcttaaatcagggaattaaaaaaatttaccaaaaacctggaaaacacAAGAAATTCGGATAATGCTATTGGACACTTGTTTCTTCatacgtgattcaatgaaaaatgaatgaattgtaacattttatacCTAGAAATGTCACCCGAGTCATTCAGGAGATTTTGTGTTATCACATGGAAAAGTCGGGGGAAAACTttgggaatttgtaaatgggtggGAAGTGGCCAACCTAATGAAGGAATCTCAGATTCCTGAATTTGTAAGAACACTGCATACATCGAGTGActgttgaatgaatgaatttattttctgttttatagAATTTCGATGACGGAACTCCGAAAAAAGTGCGAGACGAATTGCTACGGACGCATAAAgaaacattattacaaacaCAGTCTACAAACGAATACCGGTTACAAAAAGAACATAAAGATTATTTAGAAttagaaatgagaaaatttagACGAAGAAAATTATTACAATTGCATCAACTTCAACAGGAACATTTACGAGAGGTAGGATTTTATTAGAATGAACTAAGCCTGGTCTTAGATCTAACAGGGTCCAGTCAGTTTGATGCGACATCTgggaaaaattatgaaaaagaaatcttgAAGATGTGTGAAGAATTCTAAGAAAAGTTTCTGTCATACTGTTTTTATCTCTTTTTATGCCATATACGTACCATAGAGCTCAGAATTTATGCCGAAGCTGTGTTGaggttttaagaaattttatttcaatccgTCCAGGTTATGATCAGTAACCTGAAAAAAgacatgaaaaagaaaagagaaaagtcatgtgaaaaaaattagaataatcCTAGTATTTCGTTTCGGagaaaaaacatgataaaagCCAATTGTAAagatctgaaaaaaatgtgaattttCCTGAATTCATCAATCTGACTGCTGATCTTAACATTTACTGTCAAACTGGGTCCACAGTGGAGACTAATGTGTAAATATTGCGGGATTTCGTTTTGCAGGAATTAAATCGTCGTCAAGCTCAGTTGGATCATTGTCACGGTATGCTACTACGACATCACGAATCGCTacaagatttagaatataaacaTTTAGCCGCGATTCATAGATTACGCGACGAGCAGATGAGAAAACAACACGCGACCGAATTATCAAATCAGAAAGAATATATGTTAAACGCCGAACACGAGTTACTTAAAAAACATGCAATGGAAGTTAAACAGTTACCTAAAAGTTTAAAGGTACAGTATAATCATTTGAGTAACATTTTAAAGGGTTTAATGAAGCCGGAAGTTTTCAAATCTCTAAAAGGAACGTGATAAATACCGGTAGGAGTTACGCAGATGTGAGTAGGGTAGCCACTTAATTGGAAATCAGGGAAGAGTCACAGGGAATTTTcctttctttaaaaaagtcagAGAATAGTCTTGGGGaattatgtaaaaaaaaagCTAAACGTCGGTGAAATTTGTTAAGATCGTTAGATT is a window of Tubulanus polymorphus chromosome 2, tnTubPoly1.2, whole genome shotgun sequence DNA encoding:
- the LOC141898349 gene encoding serine/threonine-protein kinase TAO1-B-like isoform X2; amino-acid sequence: MPSLPKAGSLKDPDVAALFSTDDPDKHFEDLREIGHGSFGAVYYARHKITKEIVAIKKMSYQGKQSADLVMEYCLGSASDIIEVHKKPLMEDEIAAICHDALSGLIYLHSQDKIHRDVKAGNILLTENGTVKLADFGSASIVSPANSFVGTPYWMAPEVILAMDEGQYDGKVDVWSLGITCIELAERKPPLFNMNAMSALYHIAQNDSPTLSGGEWSNDFRNFVDSCLQKCPSVRPCAEELLENVFISESLSGRVLIDLIQRTKEAVRELDNLQYRRMKKILMVDDTQENETRVNGPAGDDYAGDDSQEDSVGDSSKSNSTTSEQSLLFGGGVSTSSQNSSMNSLPGAVGEDEIVSLSQSHRVRKPQVTRPLPKLIHSSTGSDSRDGGMCANNFATIRTTSIVTRQQKEHNHDEWRDQMTGYKRMRRQHQKQLQTAESRFKTEMEEHKQKLDKEYDSLRQQFAKELDKIQQKQSEEIQRRLKTNQNQEKKLNKQIQQQHETDMKTFVNGQKKEYKANVEQAKRNFDDGTPKKVRDELLRTHKETLLQTQSTNEYRLQKEHKDYLELEMRKFRRRKLLQLHQLQQEHLREELNRRQAQLDHCHGMLLRHHESLQDLEYKHLAAIHRLRDEQMRKQHATELSNQKEYMLNAEHELLKKHAMEVKQLPKSLKQKEAQIRKQFHDAVKIQQRQYKAWREQQLLSIPKSEQKAYNKKLKEEQMRKIALLGEQYENSIAEMFQQQNIKQDETQMSEISDLKNHLQQEMELLMAYQSKVKIQTEAQHQREKKQLEERVSLRRALLEQTMEDETIRMQSDRRDRIRALHDRQAVEIEDFDSESTRLGLNTIEIVEATQDSYGDDDNVRGSMISLSTSSSSSSFAPVNS
- the LOC141898349 gene encoding serine/threonine-protein kinase TAO1-B-like isoform X1, whose protein sequence is MPSLPKAGSLKDPDVAALFSTDDPDKHFEDLREIGHGSFGAVYYARHKITKEIVAIKKMSYQGKQSADKWQDIIKEVRFLRQLKHRNTIDYKGCFLKEHTAWLVMEYCLGSASDIIEVHKKPLMEDEIAAICHDALSGLIYLHSQDKIHRDVKAGNILLTENGTVKLADFGSASIVSPANSFVGTPYWMAPEVILAMDEGQYDGKVDVWSLGITCIELAERKPPLFNMNAMSALYHIAQNDSPTLSGGEWSNDFRNFVDSCLQKCPSVRPCAEELLENVFISESLSGRVLIDLIQRTKEAVRELDNLQYRRMKKILMVDDTQENETRVNGPAGDDYAGDDSQEDSVGDSSKSNSTTSEQSLLFGGGVSTSSQNSSMNSLPGAVGEDEIVSLSQSHRVRKPQVTRPLPKLIHSSTGSDSRDGGMCANNFATIRTTSIVTRQQKEHNHDEWRDQMTGYKRMRRQHQKQLQTAESRFKTEMEEHKQKLDKEYDSLRQQFAKELDKIQQKQSEEIQRRLKTNQNQEKKLNKQIQQQHETDMKTFVNGQKKEYKANVEQAKRNFDDGTPKKVRDELLRTHKETLLQTQSTNEYRLQKEHKDYLELEMRKFRRRKLLQLHQLQQEHLREELNRRQAQLDHCHGMLLRHHESLQDLEYKHLAAIHRLRDEQMRKQHATELSNQKEYMLNAEHELLKKHAMEVKQLPKSLKQKEAQIRKQFHDAVKIQQRQYKAWREQQLLSIPKSEQKAYNKKLKEEQMRKIALLGEQYENSIAEMFQQQNIKQDETQMSEISDLKNHLQQEMELLMAYQSKVKIQTEAQHQREKKQLEERVSLRRALLEQTMEDETIRMQSDRRDRIRALHDRQAVEIEDFDSESTRLGLNTIEIVEATQDSYGDDDNVRGSMISLSTSSSSSSFAPVNS